A window from Falco naumanni isolate bFalNau1 chromosome 3, bFalNau1.pat, whole genome shotgun sequence encodes these proteins:
- the GMNN gene encoding geminin isoform X2, whose product MNFKMTQKMNAAKSSGSLQYLTDTACSAAPRRTLKMIQPSATGCLVGRCNEKKSSVKRKLWNNKFTSKACKAEVSVDKEQDNENMNNGIQAVDLMMKGSPSSQYWKEVAEERRKALYEVLQENEKLHKEIEQKDGEIARLKEENEELMSLAEHVHYMTNMIERLTGQAPDNFEMMQSLAIEESKKENEELNCELDAESNSEEGPSQVSGGLRGSMSVLASKEGNNLQLE is encoded by the exons atgaatttcaaaatgacacagaaaatgaatgcaGCAAAATCATCAGGATCTTTGCAG TACCTCACAGACACAGCATGCAGTGCTGCTCCAAGACGGACTCTTAAAATGATTCAGCCTTCAGCAACAGGTTGCCTGGTGGGCAGATGTAATGAG AAGAAATCTTCAGTCAAAAGGAAACTCTGGAATAACAAGTTTACCTCAAAGGCTTGTAAAGCTGAGGTGTCTGTGGACAAAGAGCAAGACAATGAGAATATGAATAATGGCATTCAAGCTGTAGATCTCATGATGAAAG GAAGTCCTTCATCTCAGTATTGGAAAGAAGTGgctgaagaaaggaggaaggctCTGTATGAAGTGCTTCAAGAAAATGAGAAG CTGCACAAAGAAATCGAACAGAAAGATGGTGAAATTGCTCGCCTGAAAGAAGAAAACGAGGAGTTAATGTCCCTTGCTGAACATGTGCATTACATGACCAACATGATTGAG AGGCTAACTGGGCAAGCACCTGACAATTTTGAGATGATGCAGAGTCTGGCTATAGAGGagtccaaaaaagaaaatgaagagctTAACTGTGAACTTGATGCAGAGAGCAACTCTGAAGAAGGGCCATCACAAGTATCAGGTGGCTTAAGGGGGAGTATGTCAGTTCTTGcttcaaaagaaggaaataatttgcagCTGGAATGA
- the C3H6orf62 gene encoding uncharacterized protein C6orf62 homolog gives MGDPNSRKKQALNRLRAQLRKKKESLADQFDFKMYIAFVFKDKKKKSALFEVSEVIPVMTNNYEENILKGVRDSSYSLESSLELLQKDVVQLHAPRYQSMRRDVIGCTQEMDFILWPRNDIEKIVCLLFSRWKGSDEPFRPVQAKFEFHHGDYEKQFLHVLSRKDKTGIVVNNPNQSVFLFIDRQHLQTPKNKATIFKLCSICLYLPQEQLTHWTVGTIEDHLRPYMPE, from the exons ATGGGGGACCCAAACTCCCGGAAGAAACAAGCTCTGAACAGACTTCGTGCTcagcttagaaagaaaaaagaatctttaGCTGACCAGTTTGACTTCAAGATGTACATTGCCTTTGTGTTCAAAGACAAG aagaaaaaatcagCGCTTTTTGAAGTGTCTGAAGTGATACCAGTCATGACCAataattatgaagaaaatatcCTGAAAGGTGTGCGGGATTCCAGCTATTCTTTGGAAAGTTCCTTAGAGCTTCTGCAGAAGGATGTAGTACAGCTTCACGCACCCCGCTACCAGTCTATGCGCAGG GATGTGATTGGCTGTACCCAGGAGATGGACTTCATTCTTTGGCCTCGTAATGATATTGAGAAGATAGTCTGTCTCCTGTTTTCTCGGTGGAAGGGATCTGATGAACCCTTTAGGCCTGTTCAg GCCAAGTTTGAATTTCATCACGGTGACtatgaaaaacagtttctgcATGTTCTGAGCCGAAAGGACAAGACTGGAATTGTTGTCAACAACCCTAACCAGTCAGTGTTTCTCTTCATTGACAGACAGCACTTGCAG ACTCCAAAAAACAAAGCTACAATCTTCAAGTTATGCAGCATCTGCCTGTACCTGCCACAGGAGCAGCTCACTCACTGGACGGTTGGTACCATTGAGGATCACCTCCGTCCTTACATGCCAGAGTAA
- the GMNN gene encoding geminin isoform X1, translating to MNFKMTQKMNAAKSSGSLQKYLTDTACSAAPRRTLKMIQPSATGCLVGRCNEKKSSVKRKLWNNKFTSKACKAEVSVDKEQDNENMNNGIQAVDLMMKGSPSSQYWKEVAEERRKALYEVLQENEKLHKEIEQKDGEIARLKEENEELMSLAEHVHYMTNMIERLTGQAPDNFEMMQSLAIEESKKENEELNCELDAESNSEEGPSQVSGGLRGSMSVLASKEGNNLQLE from the exons atgaatttcaaaatgacacagaaaatgaatgcaGCAAAATCATCAGGATCTTTGCAG AAGTACCTCACAGACACAGCATGCAGTGCTGCTCCAAGACGGACTCTTAAAATGATTCAGCCTTCAGCAACAGGTTGCCTGGTGGGCAGATGTAATGAG AAGAAATCTTCAGTCAAAAGGAAACTCTGGAATAACAAGTTTACCTCAAAGGCTTGTAAAGCTGAGGTGTCTGTGGACAAAGAGCAAGACAATGAGAATATGAATAATGGCATTCAAGCTGTAGATCTCATGATGAAAG GAAGTCCTTCATCTCAGTATTGGAAAGAAGTGgctgaagaaaggaggaaggctCTGTATGAAGTGCTTCAAGAAAATGAGAAG CTGCACAAAGAAATCGAACAGAAAGATGGTGAAATTGCTCGCCTGAAAGAAGAAAACGAGGAGTTAATGTCCCTTGCTGAACATGTGCATTACATGACCAACATGATTGAG AGGCTAACTGGGCAAGCACCTGACAATTTTGAGATGATGCAGAGTCTGGCTATAGAGGagtccaaaaaagaaaatgaagagctTAACTGTGAACTTGATGCAGAGAGCAACTCTGAAGAAGGGCCATCACAAGTATCAGGTGGCTTAAGGGGGAGTATGTCAGTTCTTGcttcaaaagaaggaaataatttgcagCTGGAATGA